In Camelina sativa cultivar DH55 chromosome 17, Cs, whole genome shotgun sequence, the genomic stretch CTGGCGATAAAAGATGAGAGAGATGACACCATTTTAGGATTCAAACATTATATGTAGTACAAATTCAGACTCTCACAAGAGTTGTGTTTGAGGGCAGTAGGTATTATTACCTCCCGGCTCTGCTTCCTAGCGTTTAGTTCCTTGATGTTAGCCAGAAATGCACTGAACTGTTCGTAAGACAGACGGCTCCTGCAAACTCAACATGCTAATATATCTATCATTCATTCTCATTTACTGGTTGCTGGCTACAGGAAATTCACAATTTGTAATATGTACCTGGCTTGTCTAAAGAACTCTTTCCCATCAATCCGCGGATGGCGAGCTGTATAAGAAATAGTgagtttgtgattttgtgagGATGAGAACAATCACATTGATGATGTAAATTCAGACAACATTATTGTAAATGCTGAAGTTGTAAAAACCTGAAACAGAATGTGAGCGAGGAGGAGAGTTTGGCACTGAAGATTGCTGGCTTGCTGAAGACCACAGACGTACATCATAATGTGAAGATGTTGGAGATGCGGCACCAGAGAATAGCTTTGGCGATGAAGCGGCAGAGTAGCTTCTCGGAGACGCAGCAGTAGATATCATCTTCGGTGTTCCGCTTGGCGTAAACGCGGGAGAGAACTGCGGTGTCAAAGGCAGTCTTTGCCTGGCTTCACTGAAACCTGTTTTATGAAGCAtttacacatacatacatacatcaAAATTACTCCTCATTAGAACAGGTTCTTCATTTGTTTTACAAACATCAACAAGTAATCTTCTGGCCTAACGTATGTTAAATAATTGCATAAATCAGGCATCAAATTACCTTCTTTGTTTGAGTAGGAACCACGTGCAGATAAGCCATTTGAATTCTCATCTACAATGGACACAGAGTAGATAACATCAGAACAAGTATCTCATGAAcacataaaggaaaaaaaataaagaaaatgaaggTCAACAAGAGATGTTACAATACCTTTGTCTCGAGGAACCATTTTGAGATCAGCTGTCTCAGATTGCTGTAGAAAGAAGAACATTAGTTTTTGGTTCCAGATATGAAAAAAATAGGATGTCAAAGAAGTAGTGatgttaagagagagagagcatacAGATGGATTCTCATCATTCAATGACTGCATCAATTGTCTCTTAAATGCTTCCAGCTACACAGAAATCAAACACATAAGAGCTATGAGCACGACGAAATCAAAATGAAATGAATAAATATAATCTATACACagaacatatgaaaaaaaaagcaagaacctTTGCGAAATCACGACCGAGTTTCTTCGCAGTAATGGCCAGTGAATCTCGTTCTTGAGTTAGTTTCATCTTCAATCCAAAGATGAACCAATTGAGTAAAAGACACATACACTCGGATCCAAGTCAAACCTAACagataagcaaaaaaaagaagagaattctTACATTTTCATCGACAAGATTCTTCAAAGTGGACTCAGACTCATGGTAAAGTCTCTGAAAGGAGGAGACTTTGTGTTCAAGTTCAAGGACAAGCCCATCTTTCTCAAGAAGCTTCTGTCTCAAGCCGGAGACTTGGGATTCCAGAGTTGAAACCCTAGAAGCGATGGCCATGGAAGTGATCTTCCTGGCGAGATCGAGTTGATCATAAGGGTCGGTGGGAATCACGGCGAGAATCTCGTCGGGGAGGCTGAAGTCACCGCCGCTTTGAGACATTTGCTGATCTCGCAGAAAGGGCCCTCGGGATCTTCGGCTTTGCCCAATTTAAAACTACGTGGCGTCTTTTTATTGGAATATTCCTACTTTTTTCATTTGTCGCTGTCTGTCTGCTCCTTATATTGACTATGAGTCCCTGACTTTTTATAAGTTTCGTGTTTTTTAACCCCCTCAGCCCCTCagctattttttttcttttcttattaaaaacaacTCAGGTTTGGTTATGAAGCAATTTAAACCCCAAGAGATCAACAGCAAAAATCTgaacaaaaaaactcaagtGATACAATCTGAACGAAAAGGCTGCCCATTCTAGTACTTGAAACTGTAAGCATCACGGATTCAGTTTGTCATGTAGTTGTATCAAATACGTTTAAATATCTGACCTTGTATTGCTGTTGCAGATAGGAGATATATATATCCCAGAGGCCTGAGTCCTGTGAGATATAGGTAAAGCCTCCTGACATCTCTTCTGTTTACTGAGTCCTGTGACTGAGGTAGGTGCTTGATATATAAAATCTGTGTTTGtgatattttgttctttttcttcttgtctcaTGCATGATGTTGTTGACCTCCATATATACCATTTTTTCACGCTTCGGAACTGTCATATCGGAGCGATaatttcctttatatatatgtgttcgCTTGGAAACCACAATTTTCTGCTGTTGTGTGTATCTTCATGTCTGAATATGGAAAGGTCAAGGGGTTGATGTAATCAGGGATTCCAAGACAGGTGACAGTTTGTGCTAGCCCTTTTATAGGTGACTAAAAATCTCTtgttaattaagatttttttaagatGCATGTGAACAAGCTTACTTTAAGGTAAATGTCAACTTGAAGTGTTGACAtagatttgtaaattatacCAAGTTGTTGCTTTCCAGATGGACAATGCTCTGATCAATGATAGACGAATACATGTGGATTCATTTCAGCCAGAGTGTATCCAAACTTTGGTCACAGTTCCggcagaaaaaaagaaatactgTAACTGTATAAATCCTTGACAAAACATGGAACGCTGCAAGCTCAGCTTTACTTGGCGGCAAAAATGGTTACAGGGAATGGATGTTTCAAATGTGGCTCAATGGATCTTGTTGCGAAGGACTGTGTGGGTGGTAATCAGTCTTCAAAGTTCATGGTAAAGGGAgggcaagagagagagacagtgGAGAAGCGAGAGATGGGAGAAGGAATAGGTACCGTAATGGCATGGACCGTTTACAATAAAGTAGGAATTGTAGAGTCTGTGAGGCAAAGAaagatttcattaaaaaaatagaacaacaCACCAtttgatttgaagatggtcTTCGGTATTGTGTATCTCTTATCTAAACTCTATGTTTTCATGTATAAATAGACACAAGCACACTACTACATGCATGCTGAAACCAATTGCAGATGAGGCAATATAAAACATGGCTAGTCAGCTTTGGTAACACTAGTCCACTTTTATCTCTAATGCTTTTTTTGTTGCCAGCTCTTCTGTGCAACAATATGCAAGAAATCATCCCATGTTTCCTATCTACACTATATTCATTTCACAGGACGAACCCCAACGGTTTTTACACGGAATCTGTACTGGGGTGGAGACTCATCACTGTCATCGCTGtcgtcatcgtcatcttcttcgCTGGAATCATCTTCAACTGAATCCCAACGGGCGTAATCGAGTGTTGAATGACCCTTAGGCTTAGGTATGGCTTGCCACGCATTAGATTGCTGCTTTCCAGACAAGGGCACTTCCTTGCTGTTCTGATCTCTAACCTCTGGTGTTTTAGGTGCTACAACTTCCCCCTTGTTTAGAGTAGTCTCTAGATCTTTCCTGATGGCAACTACAGAGTCAAAACaactcttatctcttctctcatGGAGAGCCCGCTCAACTTGTCTATATTTCTTCTCTGCTGTGTCTTGTTCAACGTCGTCACTCTCTTGTTCTTGGTCTTGTTCAAACTCTTCTTCAGATTCAGGAATTGGAGCAAGGGACTTTCCTTGACcaagaaacacaagaagaaacgctttttaaaatccaaacaCAGTTGAATTGATCCATAccgtaaagaaaaaaaaaaaaaNNNNNNNNNNNNNNNNNNNNNNNNNNNNNNNNNNNNNNNNNNNNNNNNNNNNNNNNNNNNNNNNNNNNNNNNNNNNNNNNNNNNNNNNNNNNNNNNNNNNNNNNNNNNNNNNNNNNNNNNNNNNNNNNNNNNNNNNNNNNNNNNNNNNNNNNNNNNNNNNNNNNNNNNNNNNNNNNNNNNNNNNNNNNNNNNNNNNNNNNNNNNNNNNNNNNNNNNNNNNNNNNNNNNNNNNNNNNNNNNNNNNNNNNNNNNNNNNNNNNNNNNNNNNNNNNNNNNNNNNNNNNNNNNNNNNNNNNNNNNNNNNNNNNNNNNNNNNNNNNNNNNNNNNNNNNNNNNNNNNNNNNNNNNNNNNNNNNNNNNNNNNNNNNNNNNNNNNNNNNNNNNNNNNNNNNNNNNNNNNNNNNNNNNNNNNNNNNNNNNNNNNNNNNNNNNNNNNNNNNNNNNNNNNNNNNNNNNNNNNNNNNNNNNNNNNNNNNNNNNNNNNNNNNNNNNNNNNNNNNNNNNNNNNNNNNNNNNNNNNNNNNNNNNNNNNNNNNNNNNNNNNNNNNNNNNNNNNNNNNNNNNNNNNNNNNNNNNNNNNNNNNNNNNNNNNNNNNNNNNNNNNNNNNNNNNNNNNNNNNNNNNNNNNNNNNNNNNNNNNNNNNNNNNNNNNNNNNNNNNNNNNNNNNNNNNNNNNNNNNNNNGGGagagtattataaatataaaggATATACCAACTGAGTCCTCAAGCGAGACTCGAGGTTGAGATAAACCTCAGAATCAGGGTTCAATTCCAAAAGCCTGGTGACATCAAAAAGAGCAGATTGGTAGTCATTAAGGGTGACTAAAGTCTGAGCCCTCAGCATCAAAGCTCCGCTGTGTTTCTGATCAAGCTCAAGCACCCAACTGCATTCTTCTGCTGCCTGATGGAAGAATCCAAACACACAAACTTATATAACCTTTTTTAACTTTCACAATTTCAAAAAGTCATTTTGCCTTTGTTTTCTACCATTCATGATCTTATCATTAGCTTCGAATTCATTTCAAGTAAACAAGCTCCAACGTCACTCATTACCACTGATTTCAATTAACCATTTCTAAGTTTCAAACTTGAGGTTTCaaatagaataaataaacaaaagaacctTATTGAAGTCGTGTAATTTCAAATAACAAGCGGCGCGGTTGCTGTGAAGAGCGATCTTCTGGGGTTTGGGCTTAGCAGCTGTAAGAGCCTCCGTGTAGAAGAGAAGAGCCTCCCTGTACTTGCCGTCTCTGTATAGCTGATGCCCTTTCTCCACCTTGCTTGACGCCGTCGCCGTCACCACCGATGCCATACTCCGTCCGTAGATTCAAATAAACTGccgacgagagagagagagagagagagagagatccagaGAGGCCGAAGAAAAAGGAGCAATCAATATTGGTGAAGGGAAGCGTAATTATAAGACCTCTGGATTAGATGATACACTGTCTATGAACCTTCTTCTGCTTCGTCGATTTGATTTCAATGGCGAGTTGTATTATTGTATTGTATGTATCTATCttattagtaataataattaaattaggtATTTTCCGCCGtgtattgtattttaaatattttttttttaattaaaaatgttaaatttatagtCCCGCCATCTGGCACTATTGTTGGGTAAGTGGGTGATATATATGGCCCATTTAACATTTCACTCAGGCCCAACGTTACCctcaatattatattatatccccccttttccctttttttttttttttccggtaaAATTcgaatttttagtttttttttgttagaatatATTTTCGATGGTTATTAAACCAaaggattttttaaaaatgttaatccATATAATtgcataaaatttgaaatatttctcAAAATGCATctctagttttaaaaaaatgatgagcAGGGGGTAATACGATTACTATTTTGTGCATAAATGAAATCaagaattaaaaccaaaaacaatccACTCACTAAtcatgataaataaaaaaaaaggaaataaagttGCTTAAACTTGGAAGCAGCATTGATGTTCAGTcacataaaattttttttaaaaaaaaaaaaaaaaaaaagagagatcaagATACAAGAAATACTGATATAGCAGAGCAAAATACTTAAGCGTCTTCCACAATTTTCTTCACAACATTGTCCAAATTCTCCAGAGAATCTTCTTTGGTAGCTTCAGCAGGAGGAGGCTCAACGATTTGTGAGCTAGAAGCAACTTCTTTAGCTGGTGCCTTTactttctttatcttctttagGCTTCACAGACTTAACCTCCTCACCAACTTTTTCAACAATTTCCTTGGTACCAGTTCCAGTTTCTACACATTATTTTAGAAAACGCCCATGTTacaaacatacattattatacTTAAGAAGGGATCAAAATGTATATTCATTCAACCAAATCAGGAAGTGAAAATTTACCGATTTGCATTGGTTCAGAAGTAGCATCAACACGACCTTGGTTCTCAGCAACACTGGTTTTGTACATTTCATCAGTTCGAAGGTTCTCTGTAGCAGTTGGAGCTAATCAAACGGTTAATACTAACATATACCAAAActaataacatattaaaatgaAGAGAATCACTAACTTCAACCataatctaattaattattttcataccTTTGGCTATTGTTCCTGAAACGAATTCATCATTATTATGGCTCTCATCCACAAGTTCTAACGTATGTGCAAGAATTTTTCTCTTGGTCAATTGTGACCAATAAATTTTAaagcagtatatatatatatatttagagaaaaaaaaacgaaggtTACCTTTTGCTATTGAACCAGTTGCAATAGGTTCAACCTCTCTTTTACCACTTGACGTCTCAACCCCAAGAGCTGGTGTCTTACGACTTCCGTTGGCCGAAGTTTTAGATTTCCtcttttttgatgatttctccTCTGGTCCATGAGTTATCAGAGTAGGAAGAGTCGGAGCAGGGTTTGAAGAAGCAGCAGTGTTAGTCATCGGCAGCTCAACAACGGCCTTGTCCTCAACAAGCATGACGTCCACAAATAGAAACCAGTCCTTGTTACCAATGGCTTGAAAAGCCTGACTCAGAATCATCGAGTCAGGCAAGTGATATTTAATTACTAAACTGTTATTGGGTGGGGAATTGGTGATGCGTGGCCCATCACGTTTGTCCTTAAAGATCGATGAGTTTAGTTTCAAGAACAGAACATCACGTTTACTACTAGATGATCTCGAATGTTAAGCATAATGAAATCATgcattaatttaaaacaaaacaaaaaatgatttaataaaaaaacataatgtcGTATAATAGAGggaatcattttattttaattgggGTAATTAAGCGTCGATGTTGAGTTTCGTacatagagaaaaagaaagagatgggAGGTTATTAGCTCCAATGACTATTTGTATGTTGAGTTTAGAAGCGATCAATGATCCTCATAGCAGCATCAGAGAGTTGGGCATATATGTTGATTTGGCTAAATAGCTCCAAAGACTCCTCAAACAAATACTCATCAaacttgacactttggagattGGACCGACAGCTCAGAGGGTAGCCAAGTGCAAGCATTATCGATCTAGCGGCTTTGTCGTAATCACCGCTTCTCAGATCCGTTTTGGCTTCCGACAATTTTTTAGGTACCTTCATCGACAAGTCCTGTTTGCAAGCCTTCAAAACTTTCTTAACTTCAGCT encodes the following:
- the LOC104758899 gene encoding uncharacterized protein At4g15545, whose product is MSQSGGDFSLPDEILAVIPTDPYDQLDLARKITSMAIASRVSTLESQVSGLRQKLLEKDGLVLELEHKVSSFQRLYHESESTLKNLVDENMKLTQERDSLAITAKKLGRDFAKLEAFKRQLMQSLNDENPSQSETADLKMVPRDKDENSNGLSARGSYSNKEGFSEARQRLPLTPQFSPAFTPSGTPKMISTAASPRSYSAASSPKLFSGAASPTSSHYDVRLWSSASQQSSVPNSPPRSHSVSARHPRIDGKEFFRQARSRLSYEQFSAFLANIKELNARKQSREETLHKAEEIFGKENNDLYISFKGLVTGGR
- the LOC104758900 gene encoding protein unc-45 homolog A-like, giving the protein MASVVTATASSKVEKGHQLYRDGKYREALLFYTEALTAAKPKPQKIALHSNRAACYLKLHDFNKAAEECSWVLELDQKHSGALMLRAQTLVTLNDYQSALFDVTRLLELNPDSEVYLNLESRLRTQLSLAPIPESEEEFEQDQEQESDDVEQDTAEKKYRQVERALHERRDKSCFDSVVAIRKDLETTLNKGEVVAPKTPEVRDQNSKEVPLSGKQQSNAWQAIPKPKGHSTLDYARWDSVEDDSSEEDDDDDSDDSDESPPQYRFRVKTVGVRPVK
- the LOC104758901 gene encoding pectinesterase inhibitor-like, translated to MMIINFLLLTLLVIISPIWADKNLMINECHNAQAPTTCMQCLESDPTSVHADPVGIAGVVIHCLDSRLNIIINNLTELSSKEDKAEVKKVLKACKQDLSMKVPKKLSEAKTDLRSGDYDKAARSIMLALGYPLSCRSNLQSVKFDEYLFEESLELFSQINIYAQLSDAAMRIIDRF